The following coding sequences are from one Dermacentor silvarum isolate Dsil-2018 chromosome 4, BIME_Dsil_1.4, whole genome shotgun sequence window:
- the LOC119448241 gene encoding uncharacterized protein LOC119448241 → MPGRCDVAGCPNGPRRLNKGTKSSDSNVNYHTVPPDEPRRSRWFSSVPMLQREVKEPMRRHVCSLHFRPEDYEHNYLLRQSVEVPFHVRLRRNAVPSIFLSSFEELHNTSFHLKPIEISSKTFTWEAPLLQDECVVALSPGAKNAETQTDFLQRPAERIGYGYRSVGNAKGVQAKPLLGPSVGIQVNTTIKLMRSTALQVNTLKTIKPISDCAVLMSARQPVMHRRSRPIKELSLRFPHLVHLQYCENLTGMTQRTSRNFTCTPDVTFDE, encoded by the exons ATGCCAGGTCGGTGCGATGTCGCGGGGTGCCCGAACGGTCCACGTCGTCTGAACAAGGGTACTAAAAGCTCCGACAGCAATGTCAACTACCACACGGTGCCGCCTGACGAACCTCGACGTTCCCGCTGGTTCAGTTCTGTTCCCATGCTACAGCGGGAAGTAAAGGAGCCGATGAGACGACatgtgtgctctctgcatttccgCCCGGAGGATTACGAGCATAATTATCTCTTAAGGCAATCAGTGGAAGTGCCTTTCCATGTGCGACTTCGTCGCAACGCTGTTCCGTCGATATTTCTTTCATCCTTCGAAGAACTTCACAACACTTCATTCCACCTGAAACCGATAGAAATCAGTAGCAAAACCTTCACCTGGGAAGCACCGCTGCTGCAAGACGAATGTGTCGTG GCTCTTTCCCCTGGCGCCAAAAACGCGGAGACGCAGACGGATTTCCTGCAGAGACCCGCAGAAAGAATTGGTTATGGTTACCGCAGCGTCGGAAATGCGAAAGGAGTGCAGGCTAAACCGTTATTGGGCCCGAGCGTTG gaaTCCAGGTGAACACAACAATAAAGTTAATGAGATCTACGGCACTTCAAGTGAACACTTTAAAAACTATAAAACCAATTAGCGACTGTGCCGTACTTATGTCAGCTAGGCAACCAGTCATGCACCGGAGAAGTAGGCCAATAAAGGAGCTCAGCCTACGCTTCCCTCACCTGGTGCATCTCCAGTACTGCGAGAACCTCACAGGCATGACGCAACGTACAAGCAGGAATTTCACTTGCACCCCAGATGTGACCTTTGACGAGTAA